One window from the genome of Jiangella alba encodes:
- a CDS encoding diaminopropionate ammonia-lyase yields MAHFESDVLWNPAWSALEGWTERPPDVVERFHRSIPGFAESPLVSVPVIAEQVGVGHVFVKHEVERLGLPSFKVVGASWAVGAVIAELLERPVFPTFGALTEAASALGSTVVLSTATDGNHGRAVAHVARLLGLGSRIFVPADMAGPRVDAIRREGAEIEVVAGTYDDAVRRAAEEATRARADGRRELLVSDTSWPGYTRVPEAVVLGYSTIFAETRHQLAAALGPEASIDVALTPVGVGAFASAAVRSLASGSCSVVTVEPAAADCLWQSLAARERVTVPGPHESTMAGLNCGEVSLAAWPMLQRGVRAATRVSDLEAVAAVRDLAAVGIASSESGAASLAGLRRLRLDSRAGSLLRPSSTVVLFDTEGVTDPAGYDAILAGTATMHADDDREPDHATDR; encoded by the coding sequence ATGGCCCATTTCGAGAGCGACGTCCTGTGGAACCCGGCGTGGTCGGCCCTCGAGGGCTGGACCGAACGGCCTCCGGACGTGGTGGAGCGCTTCCATCGGTCCATCCCGGGATTCGCCGAGTCCCCGCTCGTCTCCGTGCCGGTGATCGCCGAGCAGGTCGGTGTCGGGCACGTGTTCGTCAAGCACGAAGTGGAGCGCCTGGGCCTGCCGTCGTTCAAGGTCGTCGGCGCGAGCTGGGCCGTCGGCGCGGTGATCGCCGAACTGCTCGAGCGGCCGGTGTTCCCGACGTTCGGCGCCCTCACGGAGGCGGCGAGCGCCCTCGGCTCCACCGTGGTGCTCTCGACCGCCACGGACGGCAACCACGGCCGCGCCGTCGCGCATGTGGCCCGCCTGCTCGGACTCGGGAGCCGGATCTTCGTGCCCGCCGACATGGCCGGGCCGCGCGTCGACGCGATCCGCCGGGAGGGCGCCGAGATCGAGGTGGTCGCCGGCACCTACGACGACGCCGTGCGCCGCGCCGCCGAGGAGGCGACGCGAGCCCGCGCCGACGGCCGCCGCGAACTGCTCGTGTCGGACACCTCGTGGCCCGGCTACACCCGGGTCCCCGAGGCCGTGGTCCTCGGCTACTCGACGATCTTCGCCGAGACGCGGCACCAGCTCGCCGCGGCGCTGGGCCCCGAGGCCTCGATCGACGTCGCCCTCACGCCGGTGGGCGTCGGCGCCTTCGCCTCGGCCGCGGTCCGCAGTCTGGCGAGCGGCTCGTGCAGCGTCGTCACGGTCGAGCCGGCCGCGGCCGACTGCCTGTGGCAGTCGCTGGCCGCCCGTGAGCGGGTGACCGTCCCGGGGCCGCACGAGTCGACGATGGCGGGCCTCAACTGCGGCGAGGTCTCGCTCGCGGCGTGGCCGATGCTCCAGCGCGGTGTCCGTGCGGCGACCCGGGTCTCCGACCTCGAGGCGGTCGCGGCCGTCCGCGACCTCGCCGCCGTCGGCATCGCGAGCAGCGAGAGCGGGGCGGCGAGCCTGGCCGGCCTGCGGCGGCTGCGGCTCGACTCACGCGCGGGGTCGCTCCTGCGCCCCAGCTCCACGGTGGTCCTGTTCGACACCGAGGGAGTCACCGATCCGGCCGGGTACGACGCGATCCTCGCCGGGACGGCCACCATGCACGCAGACGACGATCGGGAGCCGGACCATGCCACAGATCGATGA
- a CDS encoding HpcH/HpaI aldolase/citrate lyase family protein, whose protein sequence is MSAGRGPAWLFVPGDRPDRFAKAVASGADQVICDLEDAVLPAAKEPARDHVVGWLSTGGSAWVRVNPAGSSWHRDDVLGLAHCAGLQGVVVPKVESATDLEAVREVLTVPVAPLIESAAGVERVSAIVTADRVERLLLGTVDLAADLGCDEESDVVTHARCRLLLASRAAGRAAPVDGVTRALRDPGAVFADARRARREGFAGKLAIHPLQVEPIRSAFAPTPDEVAWAQGVIASAGGAAHGAVATSGLMVDAPVVERARRILAVAAAGTAAHETAEDEN, encoded by the coding sequence ATGAGCGCCGGCCGCGGCCCGGCGTGGCTGTTCGTGCCCGGCGATCGGCCGGACCGCTTCGCGAAGGCCGTCGCGAGCGGCGCCGACCAGGTCATCTGCGACCTGGAGGACGCCGTTCTGCCGGCCGCCAAGGAGCCGGCGCGCGACCACGTCGTGGGCTGGCTCTCCACCGGCGGATCGGCCTGGGTGCGGGTGAACCCGGCCGGCTCGTCCTGGCATCGCGACGACGTGCTCGGCCTCGCACACTGCGCGGGCCTCCAGGGCGTCGTCGTGCCCAAGGTCGAGTCGGCGACGGACCTGGAGGCCGTGCGCGAGGTGCTCACGGTGCCGGTGGCGCCGCTCATCGAGTCCGCCGCGGGTGTCGAGCGGGTCTCGGCGATCGTCACCGCCGATCGGGTGGAGCGGCTCCTCCTCGGGACCGTCGACCTCGCGGCCGATCTCGGCTGCGACGAGGAGTCCGACGTCGTGACCCACGCCAGGTGCCGGCTCCTGCTGGCGTCCCGGGCAGCCGGACGAGCCGCGCCGGTGGACGGGGTGACCAGGGCGCTGCGCGACCCGGGCGCCGTGTTCGCCGACGCCAGGCGGGCGCGCCGCGAGGGCTTCGCCGGGAAGCTCGCGATCCATCCCCTGCAGGTCGAGCCGATCCGCTCCGCGTTCGCGCCGACGCCGGACGAGGTGGCCTGGGCACAGGGCGTGATCGCGTCCGCCGGCGGCGCCGCGCACGGCGCGGTGGCCACGTCCGGCCTGATGGTCGACGCCCCCGTCGTCGAGCGAGCGCGCCGGATCCTGGCCGTCGCCGCTGCCGGCACGGCGGCCCACGAGACAGCGGAGGACGAGAACTGA